One Clupea harengus chromosome 11, Ch_v2.0.2, whole genome shotgun sequence DNA window includes the following coding sequences:
- the nbn gene encoding nibrin, with the protein MWKLVPLQSGGEPLYLLPGNEYVVGRKNCDILLGNDQSISRAHAQLSLSNQALTLKDNSKYGTFINDAQLATGTVQTLNSGDRLTFGVYQSKFKVEVVSLKVCSSCLDNERKAELAQALSSLGGRLVSSWDQECTHLVMPSVKVTIKTICALLCGRPIVKLEFFTVFSAALREKQSPPQAKSYYPEIDEPSLTKEDVDLSSRPERQRVFAEKTFIFLNSKQMKRLSQAVTCGGGQSQLLEEGSVPVSLLETSGSCVIDMASGSSQTLISTSTRKWIDAVDLVLHRRGLRWITESEIGLAAIYVSNSTYCNPCASTETETVRMKPVIPGPSLSQSTGVDETVLPAASQNITAYAFNTEPSQGISCPKVSEVTSVGETPEKQPSRARSTSHPRTASSSSSSSSSFQKPAVTRDRPASCTTITETMMSPLSAAQAGQSEKTRKAEIARSSKWPSGSDSAKFKAPQSSSNKSPQKQSSLTNFFLPANKKRARDGSTETSQSESKLFRLDSEDDELSKMNSTPAATHTAALNKTHATARKHTLTHSTTTTPAAQNQHRTLDSNQDRSSGLGAGLSASPSLGLGPGLSSGFGLGSSRGPSRGILDGVSSEFSLGQETKKRKEMAQEETVDPDLDLSLEELESLMSDDMDIPPEPTANKKQRLDQEEQSSASWKQTTKKDNGNASWQKSSEALKENTKNQKSERGKGSPANQKVSLECDKTVSANQKQKVEPKEGVKEEEVSFVVAEPNGNTSSEEGKASVKNSSVKEEQKESKPEVRSETDQDLPRGLLLVEFKSLVVSGPSRTRPEPLQSRNQNDKNFKKFRKVPVPGSQGLPQIIGGSDLVAHSRGKNTELEEWLKEAAEEEKQHEIEQAVGDELFRYNPKPVKKLWK; encoded by the exons atgtggAAGCTGGTACCCCTTCAATCTGGAG GGGAACCCCTCTACTTACTGCCTGGAAACGAGTATGTTGTGGGTCGCAAGAACTGTGACATCCTACTTGGCAATGACCAGTCCATCAGCCGTGCTCACGCTCAACTATCCCTCAGCAACCAG GCTCTGACATTGAAGGACAACTCTAAGTATGGCACTTTTATCAACGATGCACAACTGGCCACCGGCACTGTTCAGACACTGAATTCTGGAGACAGGTTGACATTTGGGGTCTACCAAAGCAAATTCAA GGTTGAGGTGGTGAGTCTGAAGGTGTGTTCCTCATGTTTGGACAACGAACGCAAGGCGGAGTTAGCCCAGGCCCTCTCCTCATTGGGCGGCCGGTTGGTGAGCTCATGGGACCAGGAGTGCACCCACCTTGTTATGCCTTCTGTGAAGGTCACCATTAAG ACCATCTGCGCTCTGCTCTGCGGTCGGCCCATAGTGAAGCTGGAGTTTTTCACCGTCTTCAGCGCGGCCTTGAGGGAAAAGCAGAGCCCCCCACAGGCAAAAAG ctaTTACCCTGAGATTGATGAGCCCAGCCTGACCAAGGAGGATGTGGATCTGAGCTCTCGTCCCGAGCGGCAGCGAGTCTTTGCTGAAAAgaccttcatcttcctcaacTCTAAACAG ATGAAACGCTTGAGTCAGGCAGTAACTTGCGGAGGTGGGCAGAGCCAGCTCCTGGAGGAGGGGTCTGTCCCTGTGTCACTCCTGGAAACGTCAGGGAGCTGTGTGATAGACATGGCATCAGGCAGCTCTCAGACGCTAATCTCCACCTCTACCAGGAAGTGGATAGATGCTGTGGATCTGGTTCTCCACAG GCGAGGCCTGCGGTGGATCACTGAGTCTGAAATTGGATTGGCCGCCATCTATGTCAGTAACTCCACCTACTGCAATCCTTGCGCTTCGACAGAGACAG agACAGTCAGGATGAAGCCGGTTATTCCCGGGCCCTCACTGTCCCAGAGCACAGGCGTGGACGAGACGGTTCTCCCCGCAGCGTCGCAGAACATCACGGCCTATGCTTTCAACACAGAACCTTCACAGGGCATCAGCTG CCCAAAGGTCAGTGAGGTCACCTCAGTTGGAGAGACCCCGGAGAAACAACCCAGTCGGGCTCGATCAACCTCACATCCCAGGAcagcatcctcctcttcctcctcctcctcttccttccagAAACCTGCCGTCACCAGGGACCGGCCAGCATCCTGTACCACCATCACAGAGACTATGATGTCACCGCTTAGTGCTGCTCAAGCTGGCCAATCGGAGAAAACCAGGAAGGCAGAGATTGCTCGGTCGAGCAAGTGGCCCAGTGGCAGTGACTCAGCAAAATTCAAGGCTCCACAGAGTTCATCCAATAAGTCCCCCCAGAAACAGTCATCCCTCACCAACTTCTTCCTGCCTGCCAACAAAAAAAG AGCTCGAGATGGCAGCACGGAAACTAGCCAGTCGGAGTCTAAGCTTTTCCGGTTGGACAGCGAAGACGACGAGCTCAGTAAGATGAACTCCACTCCTGCTGCAACCCACACTGCCGCTCTCAACAAGACACATGCGACTGCGcgcaaacacaccctcacacactccacaacgaCCACGCCTGCAGCCCAGAACCAGCACAGAACATTGGACAGCAACCAGGACAGAAGTTCTGGTCTGGGTGCAGGGTTAAGTGCTAGTCCTAGTCTGGGTCTGGGGCCTGGTTTAAGCTCTGGGTTTGGTTTGGGATCATCCAGGGGACCATCCAGGGGAATTCTAGATGGAGTCTCCAGTGAATTTAGTCTTGGACAGGAGAccaagaagaggaaggagatggCTCAGGAGGAGACTGTAGATCCAGATCTAGACCTCTCTCTGGAGGAACTGGAGTCCCTTATGAGTGATGACATGGACATACCCCCGGAGCCAACAGCCAATAAGAAACAGCGACTGGACCAAGAAGAGCAGAGCTCAGCCAGTtggaaacaaacaacaaagaaagaTAATGGCAATGCTAGTTGGCAGAAGTCCTCAGAGGCTCTGAAAGAAAACACTAAAAACCAGAAATCAGAACGGGGCAAGGGCAGTCCTGCCAATCAGAAGGTGTCCCTGGAATGTGACAAAACAGTCTCCGCCAATCAGAAACAGAAGGTGGAGCCGAAGGAAGGTGTCAAAGAAGAGGAAGTGTCTTTTGTG GTTGCAGAGCCTAATGGAAACACTTCGTCTGAGGAAGGCAAAGCTTCTGTCAAGAACAGCTCAGTAAAAGAAGAACAGAAG GAGTCCAAGCCAGAGGTGCGCTCTGAGACGGATCAGGACCTGCCGCGGGGACTGCTGCTGGTGGAGTTCAAGTCTCTGGTGGTGAGCGGGCCCTCCAGGACCCGACCGGAACCCCTGCAGAGCCGCAACCAAAATGACAAGAACTTCAAAAAGTTCCGCAAG gtccctGTCCCAGGCTCGCAGGGTCTTCCTCAGATCATTGGCGGCTCTGATCTGGTGGCCCACAGCAGGGGGAAGAACACGGAGCTGGAGGAGTGGCTGAAAGAGGCTGCAGAG gaGGAGAAGCAACACGAAATTGAACAGGCAGTGGGAGACGAGCTGTTCAG